A genomic stretch from Streptomyces venezuelae ATCC 10712 includes:
- the araA gene encoding L-arabinose isomerase, producing the protein MTLAQPDREIWFLTGSQALYGDETLAQVADQSRAICDTLARQPRMTVRVVWKPVLTDAAAIRAICLEANADDRCIGLIAWMHTFSPAKMWIAGLDALSKPLLHLHTQANRQLPWSTIDMDFMNLNQAAHGDREFGFVQTRLGVPRKTVAGHVSTPEVVDRIAGWARAAVGRSELTTLKLARFGDNMRDVAVTEGDKVEAQLRFGVSVNTYGVNDLVAAVDAADEDTVTALVKEYQDLYTLAPELRPGGERHASLRYAARVEAGLRTFLTEGGFRAFTTNFEDLGGLRQLPGLAVQRLMADGYGFGGEGDWKTSTLLRALKAMAHGLPGGTSFMEDYTYDLTPGRELILGAHMLEVCPSLTTATPRCEIHPLGIGGREDPVRLVFDADPGPAVVVGLADMGDRFRLVANHIDVVAPPEPLPKLPVARAVWRPRPDLRTSTEAWLTAGAPHHTVLTTALGGEELDDLAEMLRTELAVIDEDTTVRTFTRELRWNQAYHRLAQSL; encoded by the coding sequence ATGACGCTCGCCCAGCCCGACCGCGAGATCTGGTTTCTCACCGGAAGCCAGGCCCTCTACGGCGACGAGACCCTGGCCCAGGTCGCCGACCAGTCCCGCGCCATCTGCGACACCCTCGCCAGGCAGCCCCGGATGACCGTCCGCGTGGTGTGGAAGCCGGTTCTCACCGACGCGGCCGCCATCCGCGCGATCTGCCTGGAGGCCAACGCCGACGACCGCTGCATCGGTCTCATCGCCTGGATGCACACCTTCTCCCCGGCCAAGATGTGGATCGCCGGCCTCGACGCCCTGAGCAAGCCCCTGCTCCACCTGCACACCCAAGCCAACCGCCAACTGCCCTGGTCCACCATCGACATGGACTTCATGAACCTGAACCAGGCCGCCCACGGCGACCGCGAGTTCGGCTTCGTCCAGACCCGCCTCGGTGTCCCGCGCAAGACCGTGGCGGGCCACGTCTCCACCCCCGAGGTCGTCGACCGCATCGCCGGCTGGGCCCGGGCGGCGGTCGGCCGCTCCGAGCTCACCACCCTCAAGCTCGCCAGGTTCGGCGACAACATGCGCGACGTCGCCGTCACCGAGGGCGACAAGGTCGAGGCGCAGCTGCGGTTCGGGGTCTCGGTCAACACGTACGGCGTCAACGACCTCGTCGCCGCGGTCGACGCCGCCGACGAGGACACCGTCACCGCCCTCGTCAAGGAGTACCAGGACCTCTACACCCTCGCGCCCGAGCTGCGGCCCGGCGGCGAGCGCCACGCATCCCTGCGCTACGCCGCCCGCGTCGAAGCCGGTCTGCGCACCTTCCTCACGGAAGGCGGGTTCCGCGCCTTCACCACCAACTTCGAGGACCTCGGCGGTCTGCGCCAGCTGCCCGGCCTCGCCGTGCAGCGCCTGATGGCGGACGGTTACGGCTTCGGCGGCGAAGGCGACTGGAAGACCTCCACGCTGCTGCGCGCGTTGAAGGCCATGGCCCACGGCCTGCCCGGCGGCACCTCCTTCATGGAGGACTACACCTACGACCTCACGCCGGGCCGGGAACTCATCCTCGGCGCCCACATGCTGGAGGTTTGCCCCTCCCTCACGACGGCCACGCCCCGCTGTGAGATCCACCCGCTCGGCATCGGCGGACGCGAGGACCCGGTCCGTCTCGTCTTCGACGCGGATCCCGGTCCGGCCGTCGTCGTCGGTCTCGCCGACATGGGCGACCGGTTCCGCCTCGTCGCCAACCACATCGACGTCGTCGCCCCGCCCGAGCCGCTGCCCAAGCTCCCCGTCGCCCGGGCCGTCTGGCGCCCCCGTCCCGACCTGCGCACCTCCACCGAGGCCTGGCTGACGGCCGGAGCGCCGCACCACACCGTCCTGACCACCGCCCTCGGCGGCGAGGAGCTCGACGACCTCGCCGAGATGCTGCGGACCGAACTCGCCGTCATCGACGAGGACACCACCGTCCGGACCTTCACGCGCGAGCTGCGCTGGAACCAGGCGTACCACCGTCTGGCCCAGAGCCTGTGA
- the araD gene encoding L-ribulose-5-phosphate 4-epimerase AraD: MTTAVSKDLRREVLEANLRIPRAGLATLTWGNVSGVDRQAGVFVIKPSGVAYDVLREEDLVVVSLSDGSVVEGHLRPSTDTETHRSLYLAFPSIGGVTHTHSTHAVAFAQARRAIPVLGTTHADTFNGPVPVTAALTPQQCATDYEYNTGQVIVDLLDRDDTRAREVPGALVAHHGPFTWGADATASLEHAIICEAVAEMALHTIALGTAEPPQHLLDRHFTRKHGPDAYYGNPSST; encoded by the coding sequence GTGACCACCGCCGTCTCCAAGGATCTGCGCCGGGAGGTGCTGGAGGCCAACCTCCGCATCCCACGGGCCGGTCTCGCCACCCTCACCTGGGGCAACGTGAGCGGTGTGGACCGACAAGCCGGCGTCTTCGTCATCAAGCCCTCGGGCGTGGCCTACGACGTGCTGAGAGAGGAGGACCTGGTCGTCGTCTCCCTGTCCGACGGAAGCGTCGTGGAGGGCCACCTGCGACCGTCCACCGACACGGAGACGCACCGGAGCCTCTATCTGGCCTTCCCCTCCATCGGAGGCGTGACCCACACGCACTCCACCCACGCCGTCGCCTTCGCCCAGGCCCGGCGTGCGATACCGGTGCTCGGCACGACCCACGCGGACACCTTCAACGGCCCCGTCCCCGTCACCGCGGCCCTCACCCCCCAGCAGTGCGCCACGGACTACGAGTACAACACCGGTCAGGTCATCGTGGACCTGCTGGACCGTGACGACACCCGGGCCCGCGAGGTCCCCGGCGCCCTGGTGGCCCACCACGGCCCCTTCACCTGGGGCGCCGACGCCACCGCGTCCCTGGAGCACGCCATCATCTGCGAGGCGGTGGCCGAGATGGCCCTCCACACCATCGCCCTGGGCACGGCCGAGCCCCCGCAGCACCTCCTGGACCGCCACTTCACACGTAAGCACGGTCCGGACGCCTACTACGGCAACCCTTCCTCCACCTGA